A single genomic interval of Anser cygnoides isolate HZ-2024a breed goose chromosome 7, Taihu_goose_T2T_genome, whole genome shotgun sequence harbors:
- the ELOVL3 gene encoding very long chain fatty acid elongase 3 isoform X2, with amino-acid sequence MLIFGTRHFMKERRGYKLRAPLTLWSLGLALFSAIGTHRSWKYMASITSSMGFKQSVCDQSFYVHHISKLWAYLFALSKVLELGDTVFIVLRKQKLIFLHWYHHIATLIYAWYAYKEMVPGGGWFAVMNFSVHTFMYSYYSVRAAGFRVPRYIAMAITFSQILQMLIAIIVNVLLIFWMEDKVCPVTWSNVSFSSLMYLSYLVLFCNFFFKAYLTSTQKSKGE; translated from the exons ATGCTGATCTTCGGAACCCGGCACTTCATGAAGGAGCGGAGGGGCTACAAGCTGCGCGCACCGCTGACCCTGTGGTCCCTCGGGCTGGCCTTATTCAG TGCCATAGGGACCCATCGGTCCTGGAAGTACATGGCCTCCATCACGTCTTCCATGGGATTCAAGCAGTCGGTGTGTGATCAGTCCTTCTACGTCCACCACATTTCCAAGCTTTGGGCCTACTTATTTGCCCTGAGCAAAGTCCTGGAACTAG GTGACACTGTGTTCATCGTTCTCCGGAAGCAGAAGCTCATCTTCCTCCACTGGTACCACCACATCGCCACTCTCATCTACGCCTGGTACGCCTACAAGGAGATGGTGCCTGGCGGCGGCTGGTTCGCCGTCATGAACTTCAGCGTCCACACGTTCATGTACTCCTACTACTCCGTGCGAGCTGCGGGCTTTCGGGTGCCCCGCTACATCGCCATGGCCATCACCTTTTCACAGATCCTGCAGATGCTGATAGCCATAATAGTGAACGTCTTGCTGATCTTTTGGATGGAGGATAAGGTCTGCCCTGTCACCTGGTCAAACGTTTCTTTTTCATCCCTAATGTACCTCAGTTACTTGGTGCTCTTCTGCAACTTCTTCTTCAAGGCTTACCTGACGAGCACCCAGAAATCAAAGGGGGAATAa